The Clostridium septicum genome contains a region encoding:
- a CDS encoding ABC transporter ATP-binding protein, giving the protein MIELNNISKIYNTGKIQYEALKNISLNIEKGEFTAIMGPSGSGKSTLMNILGCLDRYNSGKYKLNNRLINDLTDDELAKIRNIEIGFVFQNFNLLPRLNILENVELPMIYAGVSVKERNKRAISALEKVGLLPWIKHRPNEISGGQRQRVAIARAIVNNPSVIMADEPTGNLDSKVSLEVMKIFQNLNKEGTTIIMVTHEEEIARYTKRVVYVKDGEIFKDENIICKDI; this is encoded by the coding sequence CTGATAGAACTAAATAATATAAGTAAAATATATAATACAGGAAAGATACAATATGAGGCTTTAAAAAATATTTCTCTAAATATAGAAAAAGGAGAATTTACAGCTATAATGGGACCATCTGGCTCAGGAAAAAGTACTCTTATGAATATTTTAGGATGTTTAGATAGATATAATAGCGGTAAGTATAAGCTAAATAATAGACTTATAAATGACTTAACTGATGATGAGTTAGCAAAAATAAGGAATATAGAAATAGGATTTGTATTTCAAAATTTTAATCTTTTACCCAGGCTTAATATTCTAGAAAATGTAGAATTACCTATGATTTATGCAGGAGTATCAGTTAAGGAAAGAAATAAAAGAGCTATTAGTGCTTTAGAGAAAGTTGGACTATTACCATGGATTAAACATAGACCAAATGAAATTTCAGGTGGACAAAGACAAAGAGTAGCTATTGCAAGAGCTATTGTTAATAATCCTTCAGTAATAATGGCAGATGAACCTACTGGAAATTTAGATTCAAAAGTTAGCTTAGAAGTTATGAAGATATTTCAAAACTTAAATAAGGAAGGAACTACTATAATCATGGTAACGCATGAAGAGGAAATTGCTAGGTATACAAAACGGGTAGTATATGTAAAAGATGGAGAAATATTTAAGGATGAAAATATTATTTGTAAAGATATTTAA
- a CDS encoding ABC transporter permease, giving the protein MRENFKMAIESIKSNKLRSFLTMLGIIIGVSSVITIISLGKGGKEVVTGKLEKIGSSTVQIKVDNSRAKKKDYIKLEDINEIKEKGEFVKAITPTVMRVGICKVDNKEKSIYVNGVTSDYKYIENAEIIQGRYFTEKECVEGKAVVVIDEFTAKSLFGCKEVVGENILIGTSNNLKKLIIIGVTKSPGYMDAAPVEHIPAIATVPKNSLDNIFGKSEIESIFLLAKSKEDIEAASNEAINIISARHNNREKELYIGEKIIKQVEEINKVIDIFSSFISAVAGISLLVGGIGVMNIMLVSVTERTKEIGIRKAVGATTKSILLQFLTEAMIVSLIGGIIGLIVGITSAFLVGSIMGVIPKVTFLHIFLVIIFSSAVGIFFGIYPAKKAAQLDPIDALREE; this is encoded by the coding sequence ATGAGGGAAAACTTTAAAATGGCTATTGAAAGCATAAAATCAAATAAGCTTAGAAGTTTTTTAACTATGCTTGGAATAATAATAGGTGTTAGTTCGGTAATTACAATTATTTCTTTGGGGAAGGGTGGAAAGGAAGTTGTAACAGGAAAATTAGAAAAAATAGGATCATCAACAGTACAGATAAAAGTTGATAATTCACGAGCTAAGAAGAAAGATTATATTAAGTTAGAAGATATAAATGAGATAAAAGAAAAAGGTGAATTTGTAAAAGCTATTACTCCAACTGTTATGAGAGTTGGAATATGTAAAGTTGATAATAAAGAAAAGAGTATATATGTAAATGGAGTAACTTCAGATTATAAATATATAGAGAATGCAGAAATAATACAAGGAAGATATTTTACAGAAAAAGAATGTGTAGAAGGAAAAGCAGTAGTTGTTATTGATGAATTTACTGCAAAAAGTTTATTTGGATGCAAAGAGGTAGTAGGAGAAAATATTTTAATTGGAACTTCTAATAACCTAAAAAAGCTAATAATAATTGGTGTAACTAAATCACCAGGATATATGGATGCAGCTCCAGTAGAGCATATACCAGCTATAGCAACAGTTCCTAAAAATAGTTTAGATAATATATTTGGAAAGTCTGAAATAGAGTCAATTTTTTTACTTGCAAAATCTAAAGAAGATATAGAAGCTGCATCTAATGAGGCAATAAATATAATATCAGCAAGGCATAATAATAGGGAAAAGGAGCTATATATTGGAGAAAAAATAATAAAACAAGTTGAAGAAATAAATAAGGTTATAGATATTTTTAGTTCTTTTATTAGCGCAGTTGCAGGAATATCTTTATTAGTTGGAGGTATTGGGGTTATGAATATTATGTTAGTATCAGTTACAGAAAGAACTAAAGAAATAGGAATAAGAAAGGCAGTTGGAGCTACAACTAAAAGTATATTACTACAATTTTTAACAGAGGCAATGATAGTATCATTAATAGGAGGAATTATAGGATTAATTGTTGGAATAACAAGTGCCTTTTTAGTGGGAAGTATAATGGGAGTAATACCAAAGGTTACATTTTTACATATATTTTTAGTAATTATTTTTTCATCGGCAGTTGGAATATTTTTTGGAATTTATCCAGCTAAAAAAGCAGCACAATTAGATCCAATTGATGCTTTAAGAGAGGAATAA